A window of Primulina huaijiensis isolate GDHJ02 chromosome 9, ASM1229523v2, whole genome shotgun sequence contains these coding sequences:
- the LOC140985275 gene encoding uncharacterized protein isoform X2: protein MCDGWSTRNKHPIINFMIYCDRNMVFHSSVDCSNKTKTADFILSLLNKVIDEIGEENVVQVVTDSEGANKAAGAKLMMERPHLFWSPCAAHCLDLILEDVGKMEKVKKCIEKAKQITSFIYNSDKLVNLMKTFTNDRELLRPGITRFATEFISIESLVRHTSDLKRLCTSAEWEEINNTSRRRKIAEKTVNIIMDARFWKRARDVCAAMEPLVKVLKLVDQDKKPTMSIIYEAMDRAKLAIKENTKDWQSYWDVIDNRWYNQLHQHLHAAAYFLNPLLQYSGTCVYTDEVKRGLKVVIKRLEPDLSAQASAMSEIKLFTDQTGEFGSPLAKMAVKKSLPAEWWNDYGDDAPHLRKIAIKILSQTCSSSGCERNWSTWSLVHTKLRNRLAVEKLHKLVYVHYNMRLRVRNLTCRKEEDDYYSPIDLNHIFHDDDILSEWIRDNEPPVLQDDDLAWLDEGIQELHSDEHNTTTNGQSRAKKNKNVQKSTKSKEIRILSRDDGEDSDDSDDGNDQQGLGKHHRSQDTTHDQSRHDDHHIQGMTWAEGDENYYATQDTDHGYRPGIEEQRRFLASLSEFSSASDKEHSAGSSRPYMGVEEHIRCLGLGGNRKIQMRDNYGSMSYNLDSQHVGYDPIGNQSSGYGYYGNYSARHDSFDTSTSDTSGIRHRGFDYGSSHYIGDRYNESESYFDGARNRFPNHSSSIRSGFGCRGPEYGSSSTAASSSGYRGFGYYSRRDETLLQSHSSHSNDHSSTQSNQYPY, encoded by the exons ATGTGTGATGGTTGGAGCACGCGCAACAAGCATCCGATcatcaattttatgatttattgtgATCGTAATATGGTATTTCATAGTTCAGTTGATTGCTCCAACAAAACAAAGACAGCTGATTTCATTTTATCTCTATTGAATAAAGTGATTGACGAGATTGGAGAAGAAAATGTTGTGCAAGTTGTTACTGATAGTGAAGGTGCAAATAAGGCTGCAGGTGCAAAATTGATGATGGAAAGACCACATTTGTTTTGGTCTCCTTGTGCAGCACATTGTCTTGACCTCATTTTGGAAGATGTTGGTAAGATGGAAAAGGTAAAAAAGTGTATTGAAAAAGCCAAACAAATCACAAGTTTCATATACAACAGTGATAAACTTGTGAATTTGATGAAAACATTTACCAATGATCGTGAATTGTTAAGACCAGGAATAACCCGCTTTGCTACAGAATTTATTTCTATTGAAAGTCTTGTTCGGCATACTTCAGATTTGAAGAGATTGTGCACTTCTGCGGAGTGGGAAGAAATCAATAATACCAGCAGAAGAAGAAAAATAGCCGAAAAAACTGTTAATATTATCATGGATGCAAGATTTTGGAAGAGAGCTCGTGATGTTTGTGCTGCAATGGAACCACTTGTAAAAGTTTTGAAACTTGTTGATCAAGACAAAAAGCCAACAATGTCAATTATCTATGAAGCAATGGATCGGGCAAAATTGGCAATAAAAGAAAATACTAAAGATTGGCAATCATATTGGGATGTCATCGATAATCGTTGGTACAATCAATTACACCAACATTTGCATGCTGCAG CATATTTTCTAAATCCATTACTTCAGTATTCTGGAACTTGTGTTTATACTGATGAGGTCAAACGAGGATTAAAGGTTGTAATAAAGAGACTTGAACCAGACTTAAGTGCGCAAGCTTCGGCGATGAGTGag ATTAAATTATTCACTGATCAGACAGGTGAATTTGGATCACCACTCGCAAAAATGGCTGTGAAAAAATCTCTCCCAG cTGAATGGTGGAATGACTATGGTGACGATGCTCCACACCTTAGAAAAATTGCAATCAAAATTCTAAGCCAAACATGCTCATCTTCGGGATGCGAGAGAAATTGGAGTACATGGTCTCTTGTACACACAAAGCTTCGTAATCGTTTGGCTGTAGAGAAGCTGCACAAATTAGTTTATGTTCATTACAACATGCGGCTCAGGGTACGAAATTTGACATGTAGAAAAGAAGAAGATGACTATTACAGTCCGATAGACCTCAATCACATTTTTCATGATGATGATATCTTAAGCGAGTGGATAAGGGATAATGAACCGCCGGTGTTACAAGATGACGATTTGGCATGGCTAGATGAAGGAATTCAAGAATTACATTCCGATGAACACAACACAACTACTAACGGTCAGAGTCGtgcaaaaaagaataaaaatgttcagaagtcaacaaaatcaaaagaaataagAATTCTATCTAGAGATGATGGAGAAGATAGTGATGATTCAGATGATGGAAATGATCAACAAGGACTTGGAAAGCATCATAGATCACAAGATACAACGCATGATCAAAGTCGTCACGATGACCATCATATCCAAGGTATGACATGGGCAGAAGGTGATGAAAATTATTATGCAACACAAGATACTGATCATGGTTATCGCCCTGGGATTGAGGAACAACGTCGCTTCTTGGCAAGTTTGTCAGAATTCTCTAGTGCTAGTGATAAAGAACATTCAGCTGGATCTTCTCGACCATATATGGGTGTCGAAGAACATATAAGATGCCTCGGATTGGGGGGAAACCGGAAAATTCAAATGAGAGATAATTATGGATCGATGAGTTATAATTTGGACTCTCAACATGTTGGGTATGATCCGATTGGAAATCAATCATCTGGATATGGATATTATGGTAATTATAGTGCTAGACATGATTCTTTTGATACATCAACATCCGATACAAGTGGAATTAGACATCGTGGATTTGATTATGGATCGTCTCATTATATCGGTGATAGATACAATGAATCTGAGAGTTATTTTGATGGTGCTCGCAATAGATTTCCTAATCATTCATCATCTATAAGGAGCGGTTTTGGATGTCGTGGTCCTGAGTATGGATCTTCGAGTACGGCTGCTAGTTCTAGTGGATATCGTGGATTCGGGTATTACAGTCGACGTGACGAAACACTTTTACAgagtcattcatctcattccaatGACCACTCATCCACCCAGTCAAATCAATATCCCTATTGA
- the LOC140985275 gene encoding uncharacterized protein isoform X1, which translates to MCDGWSTRNKHPIINFMIYCDRNMVFHSSVDCSNKTKTADFILSLLNKVIDEIGEENVVQVVTDSEGANKAAGAKLMMERPHLFWSPCAAHCLDLILEDVGKMEKVKKCIEKAKQITSFIYNSDKLVNLMKTFTNDRELLRPGITRFATEFISIESLVRHTSDLKRLCTSAEWEEINNTSRRRKIAEKTVNIIMDARFWKRARDVCAAMEPLVKVLKLVDQDKKPTMSIIYEAMDRAKLAIKENTKDWQSYWDVIDNRWYNQLHQHLHAAAYFLNPLLQYSGTCVYTDEVKRGLKVVIKRLEPDLSAQASAMSEIKLFTDQTGEFGSPLAKMAVKKSLPGLVFFKRIYNLQNVYKIIFFVSAEWWNDYGDDAPHLRKIAIKILSQTCSSSGCERNWSTWSLVHTKLRNRLAVEKLHKLVYVHYNMRLRVRNLTCRKEEDDYYSPIDLNHIFHDDDILSEWIRDNEPPVLQDDDLAWLDEGIQELHSDEHNTTTNGQSRAKKNKNVQKSTKSKEIRILSRDDGEDSDDSDDGNDQQGLGKHHRSQDTTHDQSRHDDHHIQGMTWAEGDENYYATQDTDHGYRPGIEEQRRFLASLSEFSSASDKEHSAGSSRPYMGVEEHIRCLGLGGNRKIQMRDNYGSMSYNLDSQHVGYDPIGNQSSGYGYYGNYSARHDSFDTSTSDTSGIRHRGFDYGSSHYIGDRYNESESYFDGARNRFPNHSSSIRSGFGCRGPEYGSSSTAASSSGYRGFGYYSRRDETLLQSHSSHSNDHSSTQSNQYPY; encoded by the exons ATGTGTGATGGTTGGAGCACGCGCAACAAGCATCCGATcatcaattttatgatttattgtgATCGTAATATGGTATTTCATAGTTCAGTTGATTGCTCCAACAAAACAAAGACAGCTGATTTCATTTTATCTCTATTGAATAAAGTGATTGACGAGATTGGAGAAGAAAATGTTGTGCAAGTTGTTACTGATAGTGAAGGTGCAAATAAGGCTGCAGGTGCAAAATTGATGATGGAAAGACCACATTTGTTTTGGTCTCCTTGTGCAGCACATTGTCTTGACCTCATTTTGGAAGATGTTGGTAAGATGGAAAAGGTAAAAAAGTGTATTGAAAAAGCCAAACAAATCACAAGTTTCATATACAACAGTGATAAACTTGTGAATTTGATGAAAACATTTACCAATGATCGTGAATTGTTAAGACCAGGAATAACCCGCTTTGCTACAGAATTTATTTCTATTGAAAGTCTTGTTCGGCATACTTCAGATTTGAAGAGATTGTGCACTTCTGCGGAGTGGGAAGAAATCAATAATACCAGCAGAAGAAGAAAAATAGCCGAAAAAACTGTTAATATTATCATGGATGCAAGATTTTGGAAGAGAGCTCGTGATGTTTGTGCTGCAATGGAACCACTTGTAAAAGTTTTGAAACTTGTTGATCAAGACAAAAAGCCAACAATGTCAATTATCTATGAAGCAATGGATCGGGCAAAATTGGCAATAAAAGAAAATACTAAAGATTGGCAATCATATTGGGATGTCATCGATAATCGTTGGTACAATCAATTACACCAACATTTGCATGCTGCAG CATATTTTCTAAATCCATTACTTCAGTATTCTGGAACTTGTGTTTATACTGATGAGGTCAAACGAGGATTAAAGGTTGTAATAAAGAGACTTGAACCAGACTTAAGTGCGCAAGCTTCGGCGATGAGTGag ATTAAATTATTCACTGATCAGACAGGTGAATTTGGATCACCACTCGCAAAAATGGCTGTGAAAAAATCTCTCCCAGGTTtagtatttttcaaaagaatttataatttacaaaatgtatataaaattattttttttgtatcagcTGAATGGTGGAATGACTATGGTGACGATGCTCCACACCTTAGAAAAATTGCAATCAAAATTCTAAGCCAAACATGCTCATCTTCGGGATGCGAGAGAAATTGGAGTACATGGTCTCTTGTACACACAAAGCTTCGTAATCGTTTGGCTGTAGAGAAGCTGCACAAATTAGTTTATGTTCATTACAACATGCGGCTCAGGGTACGAAATTTGACATGTAGAAAAGAAGAAGATGACTATTACAGTCCGATAGACCTCAATCACATTTTTCATGATGATGATATCTTAAGCGAGTGGATAAGGGATAATGAACCGCCGGTGTTACAAGATGACGATTTGGCATGGCTAGATGAAGGAATTCAAGAATTACATTCCGATGAACACAACACAACTACTAACGGTCAGAGTCGtgcaaaaaagaataaaaatgttcagaagtcaacaaaatcaaaagaaataagAATTCTATCTAGAGATGATGGAGAAGATAGTGATGATTCAGATGATGGAAATGATCAACAAGGACTTGGAAAGCATCATAGATCACAAGATACAACGCATGATCAAAGTCGTCACGATGACCATCATATCCAAGGTATGACATGGGCAGAAGGTGATGAAAATTATTATGCAACACAAGATACTGATCATGGTTATCGCCCTGGGATTGAGGAACAACGTCGCTTCTTGGCAAGTTTGTCAGAATTCTCTAGTGCTAGTGATAAAGAACATTCAGCTGGATCTTCTCGACCATATATGGGTGTCGAAGAACATATAAGATGCCTCGGATTGGGGGGAAACCGGAAAATTCAAATGAGAGATAATTATGGATCGATGAGTTATAATTTGGACTCTCAACATGTTGGGTATGATCCGATTGGAAATCAATCATCTGGATATGGATATTATGGTAATTATAGTGCTAGACATGATTCTTTTGATACATCAACATCCGATACAAGTGGAATTAGACATCGTGGATTTGATTATGGATCGTCTCATTATATCGGTGATAGATACAATGAATCTGAGAGTTATTTTGATGGTGCTCGCAATAGATTTCCTAATCATTCATCATCTATAAGGAGCGGTTTTGGATGTCGTGGTCCTGAGTATGGATCTTCGAGTACGGCTGCTAGTTCTAGTGGATATCGTGGATTCGGGTATTACAGTCGACGTGACGAAACACTTTTACAgagtcattcatctcattccaatGACCACTCATCCACCCAGTCAAATCAATATCCCTATTGA
- the LOC140983837 gene encoding uncharacterized protein has protein sequence MHVGERSSASSARKRAIKLKIARGIKDLVQDYSRIIRERIFISGVATYTLLDSRATNSFISETFVKRLKIIHEDLDLGFRVSSPSGMVTTKIVKNLELHLQKNAAARNKKIPHIISCICARKLMKRGWQAFLVSLMSVSELVNQRLDDFEVVRDFPGLFPEEVFSIPTDREVEFSIDSMSGTGPISKAPYHLAPTEMNELKEQI, from the exons ATGCATGTGGGGGAACGTTCAAGTGCTTCATCTGCAAGGAAGAGAGCCATAAAGCTGAAGATTGCTCGAGGAATAAAGGACCTAGTACAG GACTATTCAAGGATCATTCGAg AACGGATATTTATCtcaggtgtagctacctatacACTGCTAGATTCAAGAGCTACAAACTCATTCATATCCGAGACATTTGTCAAGCGGCTAAAAATTATACATGAGGACTTGGATTTGGGCTTTAGAGTTTCTAGCCCTTCTGGTATGGTTACTACGAAAATAgtgaagaatctggagcttcattTACAGAAAAATGCG GCAGCAAGGAACAAGAAGATTCCGCACATTATTTCATGTATCTGTGCAAGAAAACTTATGAAGAGAGGCTGGCAAGCTTTTCTAGTGAGCCTTATGTCAGTATCTGAGCTAGTCAATCAGAGGCTAGATGATTTCGAggttgtcagagactttcctgGCCTTTTTCCTGAGGAAGTTTTTAGCATCCCAACCgatcgagaggtggagttttccatcgaTTCGATGTCGGGGACAGGGCCAATTTCCAAGGCACCCTATCATCTAGCACCTACGGAGATGAATGAACTTAAGGAACAGATTTAG
- the LOC140984816 gene encoding heavy metal-associated isoprenylated plant protein 35-like, with the protein MAASEEPPSQPLPLQYQTWVLKVSIHCQGCKRKVKKVLQSIEGMLIECILWIRVNYMVIFKLFFFFFFFFFFFFXSIDSQQQKVTVIGNIDPQILVKKLIKIGRPAEIWPEKPAEGNEKKPGNDPKSNENSEDEEETTTDGNNGNIQVKVTSPRFNGSNGGAATVRFAGVDTVIVDNRAPGNATGGGPPSAVDHGGSRGGPGGGKKKKKKRKKSSGNAGPPSNSAPGGTGSEIPKTGPIQSLDPVNLNRPSQNVIHFPPQQAYVVCYNTAYPTASGAPAYYTQSSPYTYASHAHQEVQFTPLDSFEILSDENPNACQIM; encoded by the exons ATGGCGGCCTCAGAAGAACCTCCTTCACAACCACTTCCCCTTCAATACCAG ACTTGGGTTCTCAAAGTTTCAATCCACTGCCAAGGCTGCAAAAGAAAAGTTAAGAAAGTTCTGCAAAGCATTGAAGGTATGTTGATCGAGTGCATACTCTGGATTCGAGTAAATTATATGGTAATCTttaagctttttttttttttttttttttttttttttttttttttttNATCTATCGACTCCCAGCAGCAAAAGGTtactgttattggaaacattgATCCACAAATCCTTGTCAAGAAACTGATAAAAATCGGTAGGCCTGCGGAGATATGGCCCGAAAAACCGGCAGAAGGCAATGAAAAGAAACCTGGAAACGATCCGAAAAGCAATGAAAATAGTGAAGATGAAGAGGAGACCACCACTGACGGTAATAATGGCAATATTCAAGTGAAGGTCACCTCTCCAAGATTTAATGGAAGCAACGGTGGTGCAGCAACTGTTAGGTTTGCAGGAGTTGACACTGTTATTGTGGATAACAGGGCGCCTGGAAATGCTACCGGCGGCGGTCCTCCTAGCGCTGTAGATCACGGAGGCAGCAGAGGAGGCCCAGGTGGTggtaagaagaagaaaaagaagagaaagaaGAGCAGCGGAAATGCAGGTCCACCGAGCAACAGTGCACCAGGAGGCACTGGATCAGAGATTCCAAAGACGGGACCCATTCAAAGTCTTGATCCCGTTAACCTCAACCGTCCGTCACAGAATGTGATTCACTTTCCTCCTCAGCAAGCATATGTGGTGTGTTATAATACGGCATATCCTACCGCAAGTGGTGCTCCAGCTTATTACACACAATCGTCACCGTACACGTACGCGTCTCATGCGCATCAAGAGGTTCAGTTTACGCCGTTGGATTCATTCGAAATTTTGAGTGACGAGAATCCTAATGCATGTCAAATAATGTGA